TACTGGAAGGGCAAGGCGCTGCTCGACCTCGCGCGCTGCTGGACCGGTCGCGGCGAGGCCTCGCGCGCCCTGCCGCTGCTGCGCGAGGCGACCGACATCTTCCACGACCTCACCGCGACCCGGGCTGCGGCGCAGGCCGGCCTGCTGCTGGCGCACGCGAGCGACGCCCCGGCCCGGCGCGCGCCGGCAGCCGACCCCCTCGCCCGCCTCACCCGTGCCGAGCGCGCCGTGGCGGCCCGTGCGGGTCGGGGGATGACGAACCCCCAGATCGCGGAGGAGCTGTGCCTGTCCACACGCACCGTCCAGGCGCACCTCTCCAGCGTCTACACGAAGCTGGCGATCGGCTCGCGGGTGCAGCTCGCCGCGCTCGTCGCCGCGGCCGAGGGCCTCGGGGGCTGACCCCAGTGCCGGGGACCCCCGGCGGGACTGGGGGGGGCGGCAGTTACGCCATCCGGCGGATGCCGGCCAGCCTGCGCGAAGAGGACGGTGGGACCACGCCCCGACGAGGAGACCCCCGATGCCCCACGAGATCCCGACCTATGTCGCCACCGCCACGACCGGCTCCGGTCCGCTCGCCCCGCCCGCTGCGGCGACCGTCATCTCGCCCCGCCAGCCGGCCGACGCGGTCGCCGACGAGCGGCCGCTGCGGACCCTGCACCAGCGGTGGGTCACCGTGGTCGACGGCTGCTTCGAGACCGAGATGGAGTGTGGCGACGGCGAGCCGGTCGACGCACTGCGGACGGCCTGGGCGCACGCCCTCCGGCACTCCGCCGAGATCAAGCGCGAGCTCGACACGTGGATCGGCAACCCGCTGCACGACCACCTGACCGAGCACCACCTGCTGCGGCTGGCGCAGGCGACGGGGATCCTCCGCCCCGGTCACTCGATGCACGAGGCGCTCGACGAGATCGAGGGGCTGCTGCGGTCCGTGACGGCGGCGGCCGAGGAGCGCACCACCTGGCTCGGTCGGCGGCGCCGCGCTGCCGAGGAGCGTCGGCTGATCTTCGCCTCGATGCGCCCGTCCTGACGGACGCGCCGACGCGGATCGCGTGCACTTCGTGGGCGCACCGGGTTTGATGGCACGGTGACCCACGTACGCCGGGCGGCGCTCGCCGCCGTCGCCCTCGCCGTCAGCGCCACCTCCGCCTGCTCCGGCGGACCGGCCCTCCATCCCGGAGACGCCGCGGTGGTCGACGGCCACGCGATCCGCCTGTCGGCCGTCGACGACCTGGCCGCGGACTTCTGCGAGCTGGAGGAGCCCGGGCTCGCCCAGCAGGGCGCCGTCCTCCCGATGGCGCTGCTCCGCAGCGCCGCGGTCGAGACGCTCGTGACCGCCCGGCTGCTGCCGGTGTTCGCGAAGGAGGCGGGCATCGACATGGCCAAGGTCCGTGCCGGCGTCCGCCAGGAGGCGGCCAAGACGGTGGCCACGGCGCCGGACGAGATCCGCACCGTGCTCTCCGAGCGGCTCGAGCTCGAGGGCACGCGCCAGGCGGTGCTCCAGCTGGTCGGGCGCGCCTCGGCCCAGTCGCCGCAGCAGGCGGTCGCGCTGGGCGCGCAGGTGTTCAAGGCCTGGCGTGCCAAGCACGACGTCGACATCGACCCGCGGTTCGGCACCGTCGACCTCGACGCGGTCACCTGGAACGGTGCGAACGGCTCGCTCTCGGTCCCCGCCGACGACGCCGCCGCGCCGCTCGACCAGAAGGCGGCTGCCGCGCTCCCCGCCGACCAGCGCTGCGGCTCGCTGCCGGGATGAGCGGGGCAGTCGGCGCGCCCGGGCCGGCCGGGGGAGAGGGGCTGGTCGAGTTCCTCGCGCTGATGCGCACCATGCGCGAGCGCTGTGCCTGGAAGGGCGCGCAGACCCACGAGAGCCTCGCGCCGTACCTCCGTGAGGAGGCCGACGAGGTGCTCGAGGCGATCGCGGAGGGCGATCCGCACCACCTCTGCGACGAGCTGGGCGACCTGCTGCTGCAGATCTACTTCCACGCCGCGATCGCCGAGGAGGCCGGCGCCTTCACGATGGACGACGTGGTCGCGGGCCTGACCGCCAAGATGCGTCGCCGCAACCCTCACGTCTTCGGTCCCGAGGCGGAGTCGGGGCGTACGTTCACCCTCGAGGAGATCGAGGAGATGTGGCAGGCCGCCAAGGCGGCCGAGCGCGCGGAGCGCGGCGACCCGTAGCCGGGGTCCACGCGCCCGGATGCTGCGCATGCGCCGCCGGCGTGGCGTGGGGCGCCGTCCCACCCGCGCGCGTGCCTCCCGAAGCCGGCCCGGTACGCCGATAGGCTGGCCTCGACATCATCCCTGTCGTAACCCAGGAGCAAGAGTGGCTTCCATCGCTGCCGTCGGCGCCCGCGAGATCCTCGACTCGCGTGGCAACCCCACCGTCGAGGTCGAGATCCAGCTGGAGGACGGCGCGTTCGGTCGCGCCGCGGTCCCGTCCGGCGCCTCCACCGGTGCCTTCGAGGCCGTCGAGCTCCGTGACGGCGGCGACCGCTACGTCGGGAAGGGCGTCGTCAACGCGGTCAAGGCCGTCGTCGACGTCATCGCCGACGCGATCATCGGCCTCGAGGCCGAGGACCAGCGCCTCATCGACCAGACGATGCTCGACCTGGACGGCACCGCCAACAAGGGCAAGCTCGGCGCCAACGCGATCCTGGGCGTCTCGCTCGCCGTCGCGCACGCCGCTGCCGACTCGGCCGGCCTCCCGCTCTTCAAGTACGTCGGCGGCTCCAACGCCCACGTGCTCCCGGTCCCGATGATGAACATCCTCAACGGCGGTGCCCACGCGGACACCAACGTCGACATCCAGGAGTTCATGATCGCGCCGATCGGCGCCCCGTCGTTCGCCGAGGCCCTCCGCGTCGGTGCCGAGGTCTACCACACGCTCAAGGGCGTCCTGAAGGAGAAGGGCCTGGCCACGGCCGTCGGCGACGAGGGTGGCTTCGCGCCGAACCTCGAGTCCAACCGGGCCGCCCTCGACCTCATCGCCGAGGCGATCGCCAAGGCCGGCTACGAGCTCGGCAAGGACGTCGTCCTCGCGCTCGACGTCGCCGCCACGGAGTTCTGCGAGGACGGCGTCTACACGTTCGAGGGTCAGTCCAAGACCAGCGCCGAGATGATCGCGTACTACGCCGACCTCGTCGCCAACTACCCGATCGTCTCGATCGAGGACCCCCTCGACGAGGAGGACTGGGACGGCTGGAAGCAGATCACCGACGAGCTCGGCTCGAAGACCCAGCTGGTGGGCGACGACCTCTTCGTCACCAACACCGAGCGCCTCGTCCGCGGCGTCACCGGCGGCCAGGCCAACGCCATGCTGGTCAAGGTCAACCAGATCGGCTCGCTCACGGAGACCCTCGACGCCGTCGAGTACGCCCACCGTGCCGGCTACCGGAACATGATGTCGCACCGCTCCGGTGAGACCGAGGACGTCACGATCGCCGACCTCGCCGTCGCCACGAACTGCGGCCAGATCAAGACCGGCGCCCCGGCCCGCTCCGAGCGCGTCGCGAAGTACAACCAGCTCCTGCGCATCGAGGACCAGCTCGGCGACGCCGCCCGCTACGCCGGCGCCTCGGCGTTCCCGCGCTACCAGGGCTGATCGAGCAGTGGCTGCGCAGCGTCGTACGCCGGCCCGCGGTGTGAACCGCGGGCAGGCCGGACCGGGCCGAGGCCTGGCCGCCGGCCGTACGACGCTGCGCAACGCCGCCGCCGCGGCAGCCGCAGGAGCGCGTGAGACGCCGCGGATCACCAGCCGCGCCGTCGTCCTCCTGCTCGTGCTCGCCGTGCTGGCGGTCTCCTGGGCCTCCAGCTTCCGCGCGTGGTTCCAGCAGCGCGCCGAGATGGACCAGCTGCGCACGCAGATCACGCAGACCCAGGCCCAGATCGACAAGCTCCAGGACGAGAAGAAGCGCTTCAAGGACGACGCGTACGTCCGGCAGCAGGCGCGGCTCCGGTTCGGCTACGTGATGCCGGGCGAGGACAGCCTGATCGCCCTCGACGAGAACGGCCAGCCGATCGGCTCGGTCGAGAAGCTCGCCGACCCCGCCGACGCCCCCGGCACCGACCCGGTCGCGTGGTACTCCACCGTCTGGGACTCCGTGGAGGCCGCCGGCAACCCCGAGGAGAAGCAGCAGTGAGCCCCGAACCCCTGGCGCCCCAGGACGTGAAGGCCGTCGAGGCCCAGCTCGGGCGCCTGCCGCGGTCCATCCACGAGATCGGCCACCGGTGCCCGTGCGGCAACCCCGACGTGGTGACGACGCCTCCGCGCCTGGAGGACGGCACGCCGTTCCCGACGACGTACTACCTGACCTGCCCGCGCGCTGCGTCCCGCATCGGCACCCTCGAGGCCGATGGCCTGATGAAGGAGATGCAGGAGCGCCTGGCGACCGACGCGGAGCTGGCCGAGCGCTATCGCGCGGCCCACGAGGACTACATCGCCGCCCGCACCGAGATCGGCGAGATCGCCGGCTGCGACGTCCCCGAGATCGCGGGGATCTCGGCCGGCGGCATGCCGGACCGCGTCAAGTGCCTGCACGTCCTCGCCGGTCACTCGCTGGCCCGCGGTCGCGGCGTGAACCCCCTCGGGGACGAGGTGCTCGACATCCTCGGTGAGTGGTGGACGTCCGGCCCCTGCGTCGGCCCCGGCACCGAGAAGCCACTGTCGTGAGCAGGGTCGTCGCGGCGGTCGACTGCGGCACCAACACGATCAAGCTGATGATCGCCACCCTCTCCCCGGAGGGCGGCGCCGACGTCCACGTGCGCACCTCGCGGATGGTCCGTCTCGGCCAGGGCGTGGACCGCACCGGCGAGCTCGCCGACGAGGCGATGGACCGCGCGTTCGCCGCCATCGACGAGTACGCCGACCTGATCCGGCAGTCCGCGGCCGATGGACGCCCGGTGGAGGCGATCCGGTTCTGCGCGACCTCCGCCACGCGTGACGCCTCCAACGGCCACGTCTTCGCCGCCGGCGTGAAGCAGCGCCTCGGCATCGAGCCCGAGGTCGTCGCCGGCCACGAGGAGGCGCGCCTCTCCTTCGACGGCGCGGTCCGCAACCTGCGCTCGGTCCCTGCCTCGCCGGTCCTCGTGCTCGACATCGGCGGAGGCTCGACCGAGATGATCCTGGGCGACACCGCGCCGGAGGCCGAGGACTCCATGGACATCGGGTCGGTCCGGATGCACGAGCGCCACCTGCACACCGATCCGCCGACCGAGGCCGAGATCGCGGCCGCGGTCGCTGACATCGACGCCCACCTCGACGCCTGCCCGGTCGACCCGTCCCTGGCGCAGACCGTGGTGGGCGTCGCGGGCACGATCATCACCGTGGCCGCGGGGGTCCTCGAGCTGACCTCCTATGACCGTGACGCGATCGACCAGGCCGTGCTGGAGCGGGCCGACGTGCACGCCTTCGCCGAGCGCCTGCTCGCGATGAGCGTCGAGGAGCGGCTCGCGCTGCCGTTCATGCACCCCGGCCGGGCCGACGTCATCGGGGCGGGTGCGCTGATCCTCGACCGCATCCTGCGGCGTACCTCCGCGGAGAGCATCGTGGTCTCCGAGGCCGACATCCTCGACGGGATCGCCTGGTCGATGGCCTGAGATCTCTCTCGTGTTCGCACCGTTTGCCCCGCGCCTGAGGGGGCAAGGGGTAGGAGACGGACGCAACGAAGGGAGATCGTCATGCGCTTGCACCGAATGAGCATGCTCGCCGCCGGCGGGGTCGGCTACGTCCTGGGGGCGAAGGCCGGCCGCGGCCGCTACGAGCAG
The sequence above is a segment of the Nocardioides jiangxiensis genome. Coding sequences within it:
- a CDS encoding DUF501 domain-containing protein, whose amino-acid sequence is MSPEPLAPQDVKAVEAQLGRLPRSIHEIGHRCPCGNPDVVTTPPRLEDGTPFPTTYYLTCPRAASRIGTLEADGLMKEMQERLATDAELAERYRAAHEDYIAARTEIGEIAGCDVPEIAGISAGGMPDRVKCLHVLAGHSLARGRGVNPLGDEVLDILGEWWTSGPCVGPGTEKPLS
- a CDS encoding FtsB family cell division protein; this translates as MAAQRRTPARGVNRGQAGPGRGLAAGRTTLRNAAAAAAAGARETPRITSRAVVLLLVLAVLAVSWASSFRAWFQQRAEMDQLRTQITQTQAQIDKLQDEKKRFKDDAYVRQQARLRFGYVMPGEDSLIALDENGQPIGSVEKLADPADAPGTDPVAWYSTVWDSVEAAGNPEEKQQ
- a CDS encoding MazG nucleotide pyrophosphohydrolase domain-containing protein, which gives rise to MSGAVGAPGPAGGEGLVEFLALMRTMRERCAWKGAQTHESLAPYLREEADEVLEAIAEGDPHHLCDELGDLLLQIYFHAAIAEEAGAFTMDDVVAGLTAKMRRRNPHVFGPEAESGRTFTLEEIEEMWQAAKAAERAERGDP
- a CDS encoding Ppx/GppA phosphatase family protein; translation: MSRVVAAVDCGTNTIKLMIATLSPEGGADVHVRTSRMVRLGQGVDRTGELADEAMDRAFAAIDEYADLIRQSAADGRPVEAIRFCATSATRDASNGHVFAAGVKQRLGIEPEVVAGHEEARLSFDGAVRNLRSVPASPVLVLDIGGGSTEMILGDTAPEAEDSMDIGSVRMHERHLHTDPPTEAEIAAAVADIDAHLDACPVDPSLAQTVVGVAGTIITVAAGVLELTSYDRDAIDQAVLERADVHAFAERLLAMSVEERLALPFMHPGRADVIGAGALILDRILRRTSAESIVVSEADILDGIAWSMA
- the eno gene encoding phosphopyruvate hydratase; its protein translation is MASIAAVGAREILDSRGNPTVEVEIQLEDGAFGRAAVPSGASTGAFEAVELRDGGDRYVGKGVVNAVKAVVDVIADAIIGLEAEDQRLIDQTMLDLDGTANKGKLGANAILGVSLAVAHAAADSAGLPLFKYVGGSNAHVLPVPMMNILNGGAHADTNVDIQEFMIAPIGAPSFAEALRVGAEVYHTLKGVLKEKGLATAVGDEGGFAPNLESNRAALDLIAEAIAKAGYELGKDVVLALDVAATEFCEDGVYTFEGQSKTSAEMIAYYADLVANYPIVSIEDPLDEEDWDGWKQITDELGSKTQLVGDDLFVTNTERLVRGVTGGQANAMLVKVNQIGSLTETLDAVEYAHRAGYRNMMSHRSGETEDVTIADLAVATNCGQIKTGAPARSERVAKYNQLLRIEDQLGDAARYAGASAFPRYQG